Proteins encoded together in one Chitinophaga sp. LS1 window:
- a CDS encoding RNA polymerase sigma-70 factor — MLPLNNTDIVTGVRNRDKQVFEIIFNQFSPSMFSIALRYLKDQEEAQDIVQDVFLNLWRTAENLDERAPIQHYLARATVNTCLNRIKKTQRQQAYAKEQQQTQEPGTIEHLLLEHKELEAQYLSILEKLPEQCRRVFEMSRIKGLSPAEISQQLNISINTVYTHLTTALKKIRLGLLNQQ, encoded by the coding sequence ATGCTGCCGCTCAACAATACAGATATAGTCACCGGGGTTCGGAACAGGGATAAACAAGTTTTTGAAATTATATTCAATCAGTTTTCGCCATCCATGTTCAGCATTGCCTTGCGCTACCTGAAAGATCAGGAAGAGGCGCAGGACATTGTGCAGGATGTATTTCTGAACCTGTGGCGCACTGCCGAAAACCTGGATGAGCGCGCTCCTATCCAGCACTATCTGGCCAGAGCTACAGTAAATACCTGCCTGAACCGTATCAAGAAAACCCAAAGGCAGCAGGCATACGCAAAGGAACAGCAACAAACGCAGGAACCGGGCACCATTGAGCACCTCCTGCTGGAACATAAAGAACTGGAAGCCCAGTATCTCTCCATTTTAGAAAAACTACCCGAACAGTGCAGACGGGTCTTCGAGATGAGTCGCATTAAAGGATTGTCACCCGCAGAGATATCGCAGCAATTAAATATTTCCATCAATACAGTATACACACACCTTACCACCGCACTCAAAAAAATCAGGTTGGGACTGCTCAATCAGCAGTAG
- a CDS encoding DMT family protein — translation MRTIIFLIISNTFMTFAWYGHLKFTHVALWKVILVSWGIAFFEYCFQVPANRLGEQEGFSGFQLKTIQEVITLSVFAVFAIFYLKEPIRWNYLVSFALILGAVYFMFKK, via the coding sequence ATGCGTACCATAATCTTTCTTATCATCTCCAACACGTTCATGACCTTCGCCTGGTATGGTCACCTGAAATTTACACATGTTGCTCTCTGGAAAGTTATCCTTGTCAGCTGGGGCATCGCCTTCTTTGAATACTGTTTCCAGGTCCCGGCAAACCGTCTGGGTGAACAGGAAGGCTTCTCCGGCTTCCAGCTCAAAACCATCCAGGAAGTCATTACCCTCTCCGTATTCGCCGTCTTTGCCATTTTCTACCTGAAAGAACCAATCAGGTGGAATTACCTCGTGTCTTTTGCCCTGATCCTGGGCGCTGTGTACTTTATGTTTAAGAAATAG